From the Dryobates pubescens isolate bDryPub1 chromosome 29, bDryPub1.pri, whole genome shotgun sequence genome, one window contains:
- the LOC128898633 gene encoding SH2 domain-containing protein 3C-like yields MAEGQKRGGFKKFRFFKFKGFGSLSSIPRSFTLRRVSVAPSSSKSLVPGFPPSRAFLEEPFDSTQDDLNTMPKSPGPYARSSAMYSHMGTMPRLNLGKAGKSLGKAKSSQSLQGKGTPSNKTPQKALLPSPESPEMPGTPDPGIDSPTTTGQEEQDEEAQLMDTPAEVATRIDQKPAGNVSGPGTQGLSSSLAPNPSQTSIADKAVGVVTIERHLPEKGQEHPSKSSLARYAVVGFALPSAMTPFLPPPRARNEEEFLPAVGDGLCRPHIPDGCEGRAGGGLGREGGGFATALRL; encoded by the exons AAGGCTTTGGGAGTCTGAGCAGCATTCCCCGCTCCTTTACCCTCCGTCGTGTGTCTGTGGCCCCCAGCTCTTCCAAGAGTCTGGTGCCGGGTTTCCCTCCTTCCCGTGCCTTCCTGGAGGAGCCCTTTGACAGCACCCAGGATGATCTCAACACCATGCCCAAGAGCCCCGGCCCTTACGCCCGCTCATCGGCCATGTACAGCCACATGGGCACCATGCCCAGGCTGAACCTAGGCAAAGCAGGAAAGAGTCTGGGAAAAGCCAAGAGTAGTCAAAGCCTCCAGGGGAAAGGGACTCCcagcaacaaaacccctcagaaagccctgctccccagtccTGAGTCTCCTGAGATGCCTGGCACCCCTGACCCAGGTATAGATTCCCCCACAACCACTGGACAAGAAGAACAGGATGAAGAGGCTCAGCTAATGGACACCCCAGCGGAAGTGGCCACCAGGATTGACCAGAAGCCTGCAGGGAATGTTTCTGGCCCTGGGACGCAAggactgagctccagcctggccccaaaccccagccaaaCCTCCATCGCTGACAAAGCAGTGGGAGTGGTGACCATTGAAAGGCATCTGCCAGAAAAGGGACAAGAGCATCCCAGCAAGAGCTCCCTGGCCAGGTATGCCGTTGTTGGATTTGCTCTGCCTTCTGCTATGActccctttctgcctccccCGAGGGCAAGG AATGAGGAGGAATTCCTGCCGGCGGTGGGAGACGGGCTGTGCCGGCCACACATTCCTGACGGCTGCGAAGGGAGGGCCGGAGGAGGGCTGGGACGGGAAGGAGGAGGGTTCGCGACCGCCTTGCGGCTCTGA